Proteins encoded by one window of Nocardia goodfellowii:
- a CDS encoding MFS transporter translates to MQYPVKERAFGLAILVLSGMQLMTVLDGTVTILVVPRLQADFGMSASSANWVITAYALTYAGLMLLGGRVGDAFGRKRMFLVGVGLFAFASLLCGLAINGGMLIGARALQGVGAAFASPTAMALVVTTFAPGKARNQAIAIFGSMVGVGSVAGLVVGGALADVWWRGIFLINVPIGLLVMVGAMRCLKDTEHHRLTLDVRGAVLATIGVSALVFGGMEGPVLGWTHPAILGSLLGGAVLLVAFVVAEGTVDNPLLPWSLFGSRDRVATFVAVLLAAGVMGGISIYGAQYVQNVLGYTALQSGLIFIPFTIGMGIGGGLSSKLAVRVAPRWVIALGAGLAAAALLFGSTLDRSAHLPTLLVLFLVIGTGVGVVLVIVPLCLIVGVEVTEVGPLSAVGQMLMAFGPALALGFLGPVVVSRSLAMGGSDTVKPSDMNTTQLDALSSGYTLALFLCGVGVLLTLLIALTIRYSAAQVAQAQHAQEEAQQS, encoded by the coding sequence ATTCTCGTACTCAGTGGGATGCAGTTGATGACCGTGCTCGACGGCACGGTGACGATCTTGGTGGTGCCGCGGCTGCAGGCCGATTTCGGGATGTCCGCGTCCAGTGCGAACTGGGTGATCACCGCGTACGCGCTCACCTATGCCGGGCTGATGCTGCTGGGCGGGCGGGTCGGTGACGCGTTCGGGCGCAAGCGGATGTTCCTGGTGGGTGTGGGATTGTTCGCGTTCGCGTCGCTGCTGTGCGGTCTCGCGATCAACGGCGGGATGCTGATCGGCGCGCGGGCGTTGCAGGGTGTGGGCGCGGCCTTCGCCTCGCCGACCGCGATGGCCTTGGTGGTCACGACGTTCGCGCCGGGCAAGGCCCGTAATCAGGCGATCGCGATCTTCGGTTCGATGGTCGGCGTCGGTTCCGTCGCCGGGCTGGTGGTCGGCGGTGCGCTGGCCGACGTGTGGTGGCGGGGCATCTTCCTGATCAATGTGCCGATCGGCCTGCTGGTCATGGTCGGTGCGATGAGATGCCTGAAGGACACCGAGCACCATCGGCTCACCCTCGACGTGCGCGGCGCGGTCCTGGCCACCATCGGTGTGTCGGCTCTGGTGTTCGGCGGTATGGAGGGCCCCGTGCTCGGCTGGACGCATCCGGCCATCCTCGGTTCGCTGCTGGGCGGTGCGGTCCTGCTGGTCGCGTTCGTCGTCGCCGAGGGCACCGTGGACAACCCGCTGCTGCCGTGGTCGCTGTTCGGCAGCCGGGATCGGGTGGCGACGTTCGTGGCGGTGCTGCTGGCCGCCGGCGTGATGGGCGGCATCTCCATCTACGGCGCGCAATACGTGCAGAATGTGCTGGGCTACACCGCTTTACAGTCCGGTCTGATCTTCATCCCGTTCACCATCGGCATGGGCATCGGTGGTGGGCTGTCCTCGAAGCTGGCCGTCCGGGTCGCACCGCGGTGGGTGATCGCGCTCGGCGCGGGTCTCGCGGCCGCGGCCCTGCTGTTCGGCTCGACGCTGGACCGGTCCGCCCACCTGCCGACGCTGCTGGTGCTGTTCCTGGTGATCGGCACCGGTGTGGGCGTGGTGCTGGTGATCGTCCCGCTGTGCCTGATCGTCGGCGTCGAGGTGACCGAGGTCGGTCCGCTCAGCGCGGTGGGTCAGATGCTGATGGCTTTCGGTCCGGCGTTGGCTCTGGGTTTCCTCGGTCCGGTCGTGGTGTCGCGCAGCCTGGCGATGGGCGGCAGCGACACCGTCAAACCCAGCGACATGAACACCACCCAGCTGGACGCGCTGAGCAGCGGTTACACCCTCGCGCTGTTCCTCTGCGGCGTGGGTGTGCTGCTGACTCTGCTGATCGCGCTCACCATCCGCTATTCCGCGGCTCAGGTCGCCCAGGCGCAGCACGCCCAGGAAGAAGCTCAGCAGTCCTGA
- a CDS encoding helix-turn-helix transcriptional regulator yields the protein MTSKPTPAERLSDLTRLRRVRDRIDREYAQPLDVEALARDAHMSAGHLSRQFKLAYGESPYSYLMTRRIERAMTLLRRGDLSVTEVCFEVGCSSLGTFSTRFAELVGMPPSAYREQEAMATEGMPSCVAKQVTRPIRNKEARAT from the coding sequence GTGACGAGCAAGCCGACCCCGGCGGAACGCCTCAGCGACCTCACGCGCCTGCGCCGGGTCCGCGACCGCATCGACCGGGAGTATGCCCAGCCGCTCGATGTGGAGGCGCTCGCCCGCGACGCGCATATGTCGGCGGGGCATCTCAGCCGCCAGTTCAAGCTCGCCTACGGCGAATCGCCCTACTCCTATCTGATGACCCGCCGGATCGAGCGCGCCATGACGCTGCTGCGCCGCGGTGACCTGAGCGTCACCGAGGTGTGTTTCGAGGTCGGCTGTTCGTCGCTGGGCACCTTCAGCACGCGGTTCGCCGAGCTCGTCGGCATGCCGCCCAGTGCGTACCGGGAGCAGGAGGCGATGGCCACCGAGGGCATGCCCTCGTGCGTGGCGAAACAGGTGACCCGACCGATCAGGAATAAAGAAGCGCGGGCTACCTAG